The window CGGGGCCGTCGTCGGCGGACCGTGCGCGCGGCGGCGGGGCGTGGCGGACGGCCGTACGGGATGGTACTGAGCCGCGGGCACGATGCGTGCGCGTACGCGTGCTTTCCGTGAACACCCGTGGGGGCGGGCGATCCCCGGGCAGGGCGGAAGGTTCCTTCCTACCGCGTGGCGAGCCGCCGCCGTACCGGCGCGGGGGCGGGAAATGGGCCCTGATCAGGTAGGGCGCGGGTGGGGGTGGTCACCCGAAAGAGTGCCTCAGCGGGGCCCCGGCCGAGCACGTACGCTCAAGACAGGCGGGAAATGTCCCGGGCCCGGCCCGGGCGCCGACTCCCGCCACGACCCCGTCCCCTACCTCTGACCCAGACCTCAGAACACAGGAGCTGATCGTGATCCCCGGTGGTGGCCAGCCCAACATGCAGCAGCTGCTCCAGCAGGCCCAGAAGATGCAGCAGGACCTCGCGGTGGCCCAGGAGGAACTGGCCCGCACCGAGGTCGACGGTTCGGCGGGCGGCGGCCTCGTCAAGGCGACGGTGAACGGTTCCGGCGAACTCCGCGGCCTGGTCATCGACCCGAAGGCCGTGGACCCGGAGGACACCGAGACCCTCGCCGACCTGGTGGTCGCGGCGGTCCAGGCGGCCAACGAGAACGCCCAGCAGCTCCAGCAGGAGAAGCTCGGCCCGCTGGCGCAGGGCCTGGGCGGGGGCGGCATCCCCGGGCTCCCGTTCTGACCCCCGGTGCGGAAGGGGGCGCGGGCCGAGTCCGTCGCGTCCCGTTCCGTCCCGCCTGATCCCCGTACGACCCCGGCGCGTTCACCCGTGGTGAATCCGCCTCCGTAATCCGCCGCACGCCTTATGGGCGGGCGCCCCGGCGGCTACGGTACGAAGCGACGGCCCGGCCCCGGTGAGGGTCCGGCGCCGCGGAGCACGAAGGAAGGCGTTCCGTGTACGAAGGCGTGGTCCAGGAACTGATCGACGAGCTGGGCAGGCTGCCCGGCGTCGGTCCCAAGAGCGCGCAGCGGATCGCTTTCCACATCCTCCAGGCGGAGCCGGCCGACGTGCGGCGCCTCGCGCACGCCCTGCTGGAAGTGAAGGACAAGGTCCGCTTCTGCTCGGTCTGCGGGAACGTCGCGCAGCAGGAGCAGTGCGGCATCTGCCGCGACCAGCGCCGGGACGTGGCGGTGATCTGCGTGGTCGAGGAGCCGAAGGACGTCGTGGCGATCGAGCGGACCCGGGAGTTCCGGGGCCGCTACCACGTGCTCGGCGGGGCGATCAGCCCCATCGAGGGCGTCGGCCCGGACGACCTGCGCATCCGCGAACTCCTCGCCCGTCTCGCCGACGGCACCGTCACCGAGTTGATCCTCGCCACCGATCCCAACCTGGAGGGCGAGGCCACGGCGACGTACCTCGCGCGGATGATCAAGCCCATGGGTCTGAAGGTCACCCGCCTCGCCAGCGGGCTGCCGGTGGGCGGAGACCTGGAATACGCGGACGAGGTCACTCTGGGCCGCGCCTTCGAAGGGAGACGACTCCTCGATGTCTGACGCCACGCTCCACTCCACGACGCAGGACCCCGACGACTTCGCCGTGCAGATCGCCGACCAGGTCGAGTCGTTCCTGGTCGCCGTCACCGAGATCGCCAAGGGCGACGAGCCGGACAGCGCCGTCCCCTTCCTGCTGCTGCAACTCTCCCAACTGCTGCTGGCCGGCGGCCGCCTCGGCGCCCATGCCGACTTCCTCCCCGAGGAGCGGTACGAGCCCGACCTCGGCCCGGAGCCCGATGTGGACGAGCTGCGCGAGCGGTACGCCGCCCTGCTGGCCCCCGTCGACGTCTACTCCGAGGTCTTCGACCCCTACGAGCCGCGTACCGCGCCGGTCCCGGCCCGCATCTCCGACGGCCTCGCCGACATCGTCGCCGACCTGCGCCACGGCATGGCCCACTACCGCGAGGGCCGCACCGCCGAGGCCCTGTGGTGGTGGCAGTTCTCCTACTTCTCCAACTGGGGCACCACCGCCTCCGCCGCCCTGCGCGCCCTCCAGTCCCTGGTGGTCCACGTCCGCCTCAACCAGCCCCTCCCGGCGCTCGACGGCCTCGACACCGACCAGGACCTCGCCGACGAGTCCCTCGACGAGGAGGCCGGCCGCGTCATGGCCGAGGAGATCGCCGGCCCCCTGGGTCTCCGCCCGGTGCGCTGACCCGCTCCCCGGGCGGGGAGCCGCGCGGCCGGGACCGACAACGGGCCGCTCCCGCAGGCGACCGGCAGTCACCCGCGCGCCCGGGCAGGCGGGTTGATTCCGGCATAGGCTCCTGTGCGCCGGTGGCGCACACCCGGTGCCCGCCAGGCCACCGAGGAGCCGTATGCCCGCCCCCACCGGTTTCACCTGGACCTCCCGAGCCGACGGCACCGTCGTCATCACGCACCGGGGCCGCAAGGCCGCCACCCTGCGCGCGGAGCGCGCCGCCAAGTTCACCGAGGAGGTGGAGGCGGGCGACCCGCAGGAAGTCATGGCCCGCTGGACCGGCGCGTACAAGTTCGGGAACGAGCGGACGGCGCGGGAGCACCCTCGGAACCGGGGGCGTCGCGGGCGAGGGTGAGCCCCGGGCTCCGGGCTGCGGGTTCCGGGCCCCGGGCTTCGGGCTCCGAGCCTCGGGCTCTCCTCCCCACCCGGCTGGTACCGGGCGGTTCCGGGGATGGGTAACCCCCCTCCCGGCCGCCCTCGACCCCACGTGACACCAGGGAAGATGACTTTCGGTGACCGGCTTGCGCCCGAGGGTGAGAAGCCTCTAGGTTCGCGATGAGCAAACGACCCCGGGCGGCGCGCCAACGCCGACTCCGGGGTCTGACCATCACGAAGCCTGCTAAGGAAACCTTCGAATGGCTACCGCGCAGTTTAGTGCTGCCTTCCTTCCCGCGTCCCACCCCCGCGCCTCCGAGGGGTACGGAAAGCGCTTCCCGGGCGGACAACCCCCCACGGACGAAGCCGACTTCACCGGCCTGCCGGCCCGCGAGGCGGCCATCGCCGCCTACATCGACCGGCTCCCCGAGGGAGCGGCGATCGGCTACAAGGCGCTCGCCGCCGCCTTGCCCGCCTACGGGCAGCAGGCGTGCGCGACCGCCCTGCGCGGCATCAGCGCCGCCGGACATCTGCGCACGATCCGGGAGCACCTGACGCTCCGGGACCGGTCGATGCGCTGGGTGACGCGCAC is drawn from Streptomyces diastaticus subsp. diastaticus and contains these coding sequences:
- a CDS encoding YbaB/EbfC family nucleoid-associated protein — protein: MIPGGGQPNMQQLLQQAQKMQQDLAVAQEELARTEVDGSAGGGLVKATVNGSGELRGLVIDPKAVDPEDTETLADLVVAAVQAANENAQQLQQEKLGPLAQGLGGGGIPGLPF
- a CDS encoding DUF5063 domain-containing protein, which codes for MSDATLHSTTQDPDDFAVQIADQVESFLVAVTEIAKGDEPDSAVPFLLLQLSQLLLAGGRLGAHADFLPEERYEPDLGPEPDVDELRERYAALLAPVDVYSEVFDPYEPRTAPVPARISDGLADIVADLRHGMAHYREGRTAEALWWWQFSYFSNWGTTASAALRALQSLVVHVRLNQPLPALDGLDTDQDLADESLDEEAGRVMAEEIAGPLGLRPVR
- the recR gene encoding recombination mediator RecR translates to MYEGVVQELIDELGRLPGVGPKSAQRIAFHILQAEPADVRRLAHALLEVKDKVRFCSVCGNVAQQEQCGICRDQRRDVAVICVVEEPKDVVAIERTREFRGRYHVLGGAISPIEGVGPDDLRIRELLARLADGTVTELILATDPNLEGEATATYLARMIKPMGLKVTRLASGLPVGGDLEYADEVTLGRAFEGRRLLDV